Genomic window (Drosophila sulfurigaster albostrigata strain 15112-1811.04 chromosome 2R, ASM2355843v2, whole genome shotgun sequence):
ACGGGCACAATTTCCACCTACTGTTGGGGAATCACGAGTGCAAATGTCCGCAGAATTCTATTACACTGCTGGCAAAGCAATGCTCAATTCCCCAAAGCCCCCTTCGCgtttctaaaaataaacccCCAAACAATTTTCAGTTCAGTGTTTAATGTGCTCAGTTGTGATAACCATTCGTGAAATGTTCATATTGTGgcttattgttgctgttgctctgcgTATACCAAAGACCCTGGGGACTCTGAACCGAGCTCTGAGCACTGCTCGACGAGTAGCCAGGTGGACCACGAGGTCCATCCCTGCCTCGTGCTCCAGTTGCGCCGGTATAGCCGCGAGGTCCTTGCGGCCCTGGAGGTCCAGGTAGACCTTGTTGTCCAGGTGGTCCAGGTTCTCCTGGTGGTCCAGCCACGTACACATATTGCACCCCCCGAAGTATCCTCCTTTTGTGTGGCGGAGTTCTCGGGCAGAATATTGAAACTCGGCCAATTGACGTTCGATTGTCCTTGGACATTGAACCCCAATTGCACCCGAGGAACTACCACATAAGgcacattgttgttattgttgttgttgctgataatGTTGCCGGATGGTCGGTTGGAGCCGGTGATGATCGGTGGGCCATACGCAATGGGCAGGGCTGTTAGTTGAGGCACCTGGTACTTGACATTCTGTTCGTTCAGCATGGGAATCGTGTTTGAATAAAGATAGTCGGGCACTCGACGACTGTCCTTTTCGGACTCTGACTCCACAATTTGCGGCCCATTGATCCCATCATCTTCATCACTGCGTTTGAGCTGATCACTTGCTGTATATAGAACAATTTGGGGATTGTCTACCTCTGCATCGGATGCAGCGCTGCGAGCTAAGGCCGCCACCCGCAGTCCTGGCAGAAGCGCTTGTGCCTGAGAAAGGCTAAAAATGCCCAGGAAAAAGGCTAGAAATTTAAATGGTTAGCTTTGTTTATTATCTTTAAAGTTGGTTTTCTTACCCAGCGTCTTCACACTGACAATCATCTTGGTTAACTGTGCCAATAGTGTGAAGGTTCTTCACTTTTATACCCCAACGATAATAATCGCAATCATTGATTGATTCCTGGAAGGTGCTTTTGCGCTCCCATTAATCTAACGGTTTAGTCTTAAGTTCAATCAACTCTGTTCAGAAAATCTAACTAATCTAACTGGGTCAGAACACAGCACCACAAAAACAGGTTCCACTTAAGGCTGTAACTAGCAATTGGCTTATCTTTTTAATGATCTTCGGGTGTGGTGCTTAACTAGAAGCTGTTGAGCTTGTAATCGATTTTTTATGTCGTTGATAGAGATCCAAAGATAATAAAGGTCGGGACAGTGACGACATCTTACAAAGCACTtctgcaaaaaaacaaacataaataatagcGAATGATATAAGAACGAacttgtaaattatttaaaaataaattccttAAGAGCTTTTGTTATACTCCCAAGATAAGTTCAACTCCGCGGATGTAATTTTAGTCTAATTAAATCCCAAGCAGAGTTCTGAGTACTTAAAAATAACTACGCAGCTTAATTTCTGCTGGAATTTCGTAATATTTATTCTATCAAACAGCCGCAGTGGTCACCCCTTCGGCATTTTGGCATTTCCTACTTTAAAAAACATTCATTTTCATCAAGCCGACAACTAAACAAAGAATgaacaaaaagtaaatgaaaataacaaaaaagacaGATAGACAcgaaatagaaataaacaaaattacgaatatagtaaatagtaaatagAAATAGTCAATGAGTCTATGAAACTGAAAGTTCAGCATAGATGAAATATTTCGTGCTACTTAGAGCAGCATAAATGATATGCGAGTGTATATAAGCgagtatatgtaaataatagaAACTGGAAACTGGGCAGAAAATCCGAAAGAAATCGAGTGAAAAAATGTCAAGcatataattgaattgaattaacaaCGCGGTGAATGAGTTGCAGCTTGTTGGGGTTGCAcccccttttttttgctgctgttgctgctgtgtgtgtggcatgatTGCCAGCCCGCATCTGGATTCGCTTGCTTGTGTCAACTAAAACGAGACGAGTTTCCAGTTCCAAACAGTTGAGCAAGTTGCGCCGTGGCGTGCGCGTCGTTGGGCGCTCGTCGCCTCCTCGAAACGTCGTCTCCTCGCATTGTTGTTCGCGCCGCTTTTGCTTTGGTGTCCTCGGGTCGGGATGTGGCAGTCGCGACGACTGCTACTCTCGCTGCTGGCAACATGTGCGTTGATTGTCTGCCACAGCAGTGGCAGCTCTAGTGGCGGCTCTGTGGGTCCCAGTGCGGGCCAGCTGCGTCGCATTTGGCTGCAGGATCACTGCAGCGCGGGCATCTGCACCGATGTGCACATTGCTCGCAGCGATTACGTGATCTTTTCACAGGCACCGATTGCCAAGCAGCTGGCGCTCACGTTCCTCAACTCGAGCATTGCCAAGATACCGCATCTGATGTTCGACACCTTTCCGGatctgcagcagctgcgcaTGGAGAACTGCTCGCTGGAGTCGTTCGAGAAGCCGCAGTTCGAGGGCGCCAGCAACCTGATGCAGCTTCACTTGGGCTACAATCGCTTGAAAGACATACCGAAGAACATATTCCTCGGTGCCGACAATCTGGCCacgttgcaactgcagcacaaTCTGCTCAAGGGGTTGCACAATCACAGCTTCCATGCGCTCAAGGAGCTGAAGGAACTCTCGCTGGCCGGCAACCAACTGGAGCAGTTGCCGCTGAGCGTCTTTGCGGGTCTGCGCAAATTGTTGGACCTCAATTTGGCTGGCAATCGATTGCAGGCGATGCCGCGTGGCATATTCGATaggaatttgaatttgacaCGCCTTAATCTGGCGGACAATCGATTTGTGGCCTTTGAATCGGAGTTGTTGAAACTTCAGCCCCATCTGCAGCTGTTGGATATCTCTGGCAACATTATGCCAGAGCTGACGTTGAATTTCTCAATGTTGGAGCAGGCCGTCGCCCATGGCTGCGATCTGCGTCGTGTGACAGTTCACGGCTTTGTCTGGGACTTGGATGTGCACAATAATTCGCTGACGGATATTCCACTGATCACACATGCCAGCAATGTGACTGGCTTGGATTTATCGCAGAATCCCTTGGGCAATTTACAGGGGAATCCCTTCAGGCGCTTCACTTCGCTGCTGCGTCTCAATCTGTCGACGATCAATGCTCCCGAGTTTGCCGAGGGTCTCTTCAAGAAGCAGGCGCAGCTGCAAATGCTGGACATCTCGGGCAACGGCATCTACTCGATGAAGATCACGATCTTCGATAGCCTCAAGGCGCTGCAGTATTTCTACTTTCAGCTGAACAACTGGAACTGCGATTTCCTCCAACTGCTGATGAGTTCGTTTGTGAAGAGGCGCGATATCTCGTTCATGGAGGATGTAACTGCACCGGAACTGGTCGATGACTATGTTGATGGGATTGCCTGTTGGTACGACAGCAACAAGGCCTCCAAGAAGTGCGATGGCGGTGGCTCAGGAAGCTCAGACGCTGCTCTCGAGCTGTCCATAGTGCGCAACGAGATCAAAGCCTTCACGGAGCTGGTCGAGAAGAAGTTTATCAAAGTCTATCGCATGCTGGACGAAATGAAGCTCAAACTATGAGCACCAATTTATCTAACTATTATCCAAACATATTTACTCAAACCATATTTAATCAAACTATATCTATTGGATGCACCGCATAATGGGCGTcctatacatatattttgcattaagAAATAAGATTAATTGACACAAGCAAGCAAccgataatttaatttacttattgttaCGACGTATAATAAAGCGCAATGCACCCTTTGGAAACAAGGAATCGCTTGGTATTATTGTGATTGAGATGTTCCTAACTCTTTTGAATACATTTCATAGAGACACTTAAAGTATAGTTAAAATGCCTTCGCTTTTATGTTAGCTTCTTTGCTTCctattttgaatttgctttCTTATATTTGTGGGTCGCCTTTAAACTTTATCTCATGTAATACCATTTTACAGAAAACAAATCTTTTGCCCCTTTGCTATCATCTCAGATTTTAAGACAATTTTAAATCGAAATACTATCCATTGATATTTGTGGGCTTATTTTAAACTCTTCTCTAAGTAacttaaaagtataaaaacaaGTCTTTGCTTCTAGGTAAACATCTTTATTTCTAATTCCTTATTGGCGCACTGAGATTTGTGGCTTTCTTTGAACTACACCTCatgtacattttataaaaacaactaTAAGATATTCATTTCTCCCTTTAGTTTCCCTTGCACGATTTAagcataatttttatacccgctacctatacTTAATTTCTTTACACACCTTTAATACATAGCTTTAACATATTAATAtcttctatattatttttgggcTGCCTTTAACATTTACCTCATACAGGACTTCAATTTGTTCACTTTGTAGTAGGACgtgtgcctacacacacatacatacatatactttaactcgatgctctctcggctatccgaactctctcgatattggctctctttatcatttctctcttttcacATTCgtattatacataattaagctaCGCGGTCAGTCTTGATCGAGCAGCAGAATAAATCGGACGCTAAGCTGCAAttcgtattgttttattaCGTGTGTGTATAACTACCACAAATTCAGAAGTGGGATCGgcatgaagaaaaaaaaaattatgaacacGTCTACATTTGACAAATACGCTACGGCCCAGTTAAAAAGTGGCTAACAGAGCTAACGACAGGCAGAAAagcgaaattaataaaacggTGGCTCGATGTTTCACCAGAGAAGTTTAAAAGAGTACCAGCAGGAAGCAACGATTTATTAAGTTTGGctaatattttgtttggccAAGAAAAGGaattgcacaacaacaacgagcgtCATGATCAGACTCAAAATGTTCGCGAAAATTCTGACAGAGGAGAGGGTGTTCACCAGGATTTGCTAAACACCATTGAAAAGTCGCAAGAAGAATTACGTTTAAGCAAAGAGGAATTGCGAAATTCTCAGTACAACGCAGCTGCACATCAGATGTCTACAACagaaatagacaacaacaacggcgccaCACAGTTTTTACGCGCAAGCGTTCGGCGCCAGAAGTCGCGAATTtgggcgacaacaacaacgacagcaacggatcgacacaaacaacaacggcgccacacacacttactcGATTTGTGCACAGCGTTCGGCGCCAGAAGTCGCGAATTTGGGCGatggcaacaacgacaacaacaacgtcagcaGTTCTGTATGTCAAGCTATGGGCAGCACTGGAAATGTAACGGGCAGTACTGGAGAAGAGAAGAATTGAGCTAAACGAAGTAAAATGTGGATCAGcggtctcgctcgcactcggAAAGGAAGCTACGCTAGAGTTCGACGGAAAATCATGTGCACGCATTTGGGAGAAGATCGCGTCATCACAAGGCAACATCTGTTAGGAACACAGACTGTtaggcaacaactgttaggaACATAGATTATTAGGCAACATCTGTTAGGAACACAGATTGTTgggcaacaactgttaggG
Coding sequences:
- the LOC133838864 gene encoding uncharacterized protein LOC133838864; translation: MIVSVKTLAFFLGIFSLSQAQALLPGLRVAALARSAASDAEVDNPQIVLYTASDQLKRSDEDDGINGPQIVESESEKDSRRVPDYLYSNTIPMLNEQNVKYQVPQLTALPIAYGPPIITGSNRPSGNIISNNNNNNNVPYVVVPRVQLGFNVQGQSNVNWPSFNILPENSATQKEDTSGGAICVRGWTTRRTWTTWTTRSTWTSRAARTSRLYRRNWSTRQGWTSWSTWLLVEQCSELGSESPGSLVYAEQQQQ
- the LOC133838862 gene encoding carboxypeptidase N subunit 2, encoding MWQSRRLLLSLLATCALIVCHSSGSSSGGSVGPSAGQLRRIWLQDHCSAGICTDVHIARSDYVIFSQAPIAKQLALTFLNSSIAKIPHLMFDTFPDLQQLRMENCSLESFEKPQFEGASNLMQLHLGYNRLKDIPKNIFLGADNLATLQLQHNLLKGLHNHSFHALKELKELSLAGNQLEQLPLSVFAGLRKLLDLNLAGNRLQAMPRGIFDRNLNLTRLNLADNRFVAFESELLKLQPHLQLLDISGNIMPELTLNFSMLEQAVAHGCDLRRVTVHGFVWDLDVHNNSLTDIPLITHASNVTGLDLSQNPLGNLQGNPFRRFTSLLRLNLSTINAPEFAEGLFKKQAQLQMLDISGNGIYSMKITIFDSLKALQYFYFQLNNWNCDFLQLLMSSFVKRRDISFMEDVTAPELVDDYVDGIACWYDSNKASKKCDGGGSGSSDAALELSIVRNEIKAFTELVEKKFIKVYRMLDEMKLKL